The DNA segment TGGGCCTGTTCCAGCAGCGTCCGTCACAGGGCTGGGGCACCGCGAACGAGATCCTCGACCCGGTACACGCCTCGACCAAGTTCTACGAGACACTGCAGAAGGTCTCGGGTTGGCAGTCGCTGTCTGTCGCCCAGGCCGCCCAGGCGGTGCAGCGCTCCGGCTATCCGGGGGCGTACGCGAAGTGGGAGCCACTGGCGACCGCCCTGCAGCAGGCCCTCGATCCGCTGTTGAAGAAGACGGCCGACGCCTCGTGGTCCGCTTCGGACGGCACCGTCCCGAGCAGCGCGGTCGGTTGTACGAGCGGTGGGGATGGGACCGTCTTCGGCACCATTCCGCCTGGTGCGGTGCCGGCCGGATACAAGATCCCGGCGGATGCTTCGTCGACGGTCCAGACGGCGATCCGCTGGGCGCTCGGCCAGCTCAAGACGCCGTATCAGTGGGGTGGGAGCTGCACCGATTCCCACGGGAGCGATCCCATGGGCCGCTGCGACTGCTCTTCTCTGATGCAGCAGTCCTACAAGGCGGCCGGTGTCAGTCTGCCGCGGACGACGTACACGCAGGTCAAGGCGGGCAAGCCGGTATCGGTCGATGCTCTTCGGCCGGGTGATCTCGTCTTCACCGAGGGGACGGCCGCGGTCCCCGAGCATGTCGGGATGTTCATCGGCCAGGGCTTGATCATCAATGCTCCGCACACCGGTGACGTGGTCCGTATCGCGACCCTCGCGTCCTGGAAGTCGCAGATCCTCGCTGGCCGCCGAGTCGTCTGACCGGCGCTTCCTTTCCCTCTCTTCCTCGCACCACCGCCCTGTCCTCTCGGGCTTTGGCGCGCACTTAATCGAACTGGAGTTCAACATGTCTCTTGCCACCAAGGCTGTCCTGCTCGCCTACGACCCGGGCATCAAGCCGAACGAGGGCGGCCTGCCGGGTCTCTCGGTCCTGAAGCAGGTGATGGGGTCCATCAACCTCTTTGGGCTCGTGGCCGTGGTCGGCGCGCTCGCCGTCAGCGCCGCGGTGTGGGCCTGGGGTCATCACTCCGGCGGTCACCAGGCCGAGGCCAACGGCAAGAAGGGCGTGATGGTCAGCG comes from the Streptomyces sp. NBC_00820 genome and includes:
- a CDS encoding DUF6112 family protein; translation: MSLATKAVLLAYDPGIKPNEGGLPGLSVLKQVMGSINLFGLVAVVGALAVSAAVWAWGHHSGGHQAEANGKKGVMVSAGAALLMGAANGVVAFFSTLGTKVH
- a CDS encoding C40 family peptidase codes for the protein MKKTTGAVVGLFAAGPLLLAIPILTIGAGSASASCSNGGTQAVDGAVVAAQVKAILGGGSGKGTVSVPGLSDPSEQVPNAKTIQATGVAMNIPARGQIVALATALQESGLRNLTYGDRDSLGLFQQRPSQGWGTANEILDPVHASTKFYETLQKVSGWQSLSVAQAAQAVQRSGYPGAYAKWEPLATALQQALDPLLKKTADASWSASDGTVPSSAVGCTSGGDGTVFGTIPPGAVPAGYKIPADASSTVQTAIRWALGQLKTPYQWGGSCTDSHGSDPMGRCDCSSLMQQSYKAAGVSLPRTTYTQVKAGKPVSVDALRPGDLVFTEGTAAVPEHVGMFIGQGLIINAPHTGDVVRIATLASWKSQILAGRRVV